The DNA sequence GCTGCTCGCCGCCGGTGAGGACCTGGCCGACGGAGGAGAAGCAGTGCGGCACCTCGTTCACGACGGCGTTGAACAGCGCCACCGTGATGAACACGATGTCGACGCGCAGCCGCTCCAGGGCCGCCGCGAGGGCCTCGGGGTCCTGGACCGTCTCGTCGCCGAGGATCACACAGCGGCCGCCGGTGAGCAGCGGCACCCACACCTCGAAGCTGATCGCGTCGAAGGCGGGGTTGGACATGCAGGCGAAGCCGTCGCCCTCGCGGGTTTCGACGTAGCCGGGCCGGGCCAGGCGCAGGACGCCCGCGTCCCGCACCTCGACGCCCTTGGGCTGTCCGGTGGTGCCGGAGGTGTAGAAGACGAACGAGACCGGCGCGGCGGGCGCGATCTCCTGCGGCGCGTCCCGGCCGCCGTCGAGGAGCGCGGCCACCGGCAGCGGCAGCACCGCGTCGGGCAGCGCGTCGGGTGCCGCGGCGCCGTGGACCACGGCCACACAGGCCGAGTCGGTCAGGATGTGGCGGCGCCGGTCGGCCGGGCTCTGGGCGTCGAGCGGGACGACCGTCGCGCCCGCGCGCAGCGCGCCGAGCATGGCGCAGACCAGCTCCCAGGAGCGCGGCAGACAGACCGCGACCGCCTGGCCGGGGCGTACGCCGTGGTGCCGCAGCGCGGCGGCGACGGCGGCACTCGCCGTGTCGAGCTCTCCGTAGGTGTGGGACCGCTCCCTTGCGACGACCGCGACGGCGTCGGGGTGGCGGCGGGCCCGGTCGAGCACCGACCGGGCGAGCGCGGGGGCCGGGGACGGCACCTGTGCGGCGATGGTCATTCCGCCTCCCGCGCCGGAGCGGACTCGGTGAACCGCGCCTCACCGGACCCGGCGAAGCGGGCCAGTTCCGACTCGATCCGCGCGGCCACCCGAAGGACCTCGTCGGACTCCAGCATCTCCCAGTGGTCGCACGCCACCGGCTCCACCTCGAAGTCGCCGTCGGCGCGGCACCGCCAGAAGTCCCTGATGTCGGCGAGGAACTGCTCCGTCGCGTCCTCGGTCGCCTGCATGAAGACGGTCCGGGCCCCGGTCGGCAGCGGGTCGTAGACGCCCGCGGTGGTGCGGTTGTGGTTGTAGATGTGGAAGTACTGCTCGATCTGCCGGTCGTCGATGCCGGGGTACATGCCGTTGAACTTCACCAGCTTGTCGCGGAACTCGGCCATGTCGACGGTGGCGATGTTGGCGCGCTGCTCCGCGTTGCCCGCGCCCTGGGCGTCGAGCAGCACCACGCTGACGTCCCGGTGGCCCGCGGCGGCGAGGCGGCGGCCCATCTCGTGGACGACGAGACCGCCGTAGGACAGGCCCGTGAGGATCAGCGGCCCGCCGGACAGCGGCTCGATGAGCTCCAGATAGGCCTCGGCCATGGCCTCGACCGTGGGCAGGAAGGTCTCTCCGGGATTCACGCCCAGGGACTGGACGCCGTGCACGCCGATGTGCTCCGGCAGGGCCTTGGCCAGCGAGAGGTAGCAGAAGGCGGTGCCGCCCGCCGGGTGGACGCAGACGACGTGCGCGTCGCCGTCGCCCGGGCGGAACTGCAGCAGGTTGCTCGGCGGCGCTCCGGACGCGCCGCGGCGCAGCCTGCCGCCCAGCTCCTCGATGGTCGGGTGCAGCATGACCTCACGGACCAGGAGGGTCTCGCCGAAGGCCTCGCGGATGGCGTGCACCAGCTTGATGGCGGAGATGGAGGTGCCGCCGATGTCGAAGAAGCTGTCGCGGATGCCGATGTCCGGCTGCAACAGCAGGCCCCGCCATATCTGATAGAGCGTCAGCTCGATGTGGTCGCGCGGGCTCGCCAGGTTGACCTGGGCGGGCCGGTCGGCGCGGGCCCGCTCCAGGAGCGCCGCCCGGTCGAGCTTGCCGTTCTGGGTCTGCGGCAGGCGCGGCACCTCGACGAAGATGCCCGGGATCATATGGGCCGGGAGGCGTCGGGCCAGGGCCGCGCGCCACTCGGCGGCCGGGCGCGGCGCGGCGTCGCCCACGCCCACGGCGGCCACCAGCTGCGGCTCGCCCGCGCCGTCGCGGTCGGCGATGACGGCAGCCTCGGACACGCCGGGCTGGTCGAGCAGCGTCGCCTCGATCTCGCCCAGCTCGATGCGGAAGCCGCGCACCTTGACCTGGTGGTCGCGGCGCCCGGCGTACAGGAGGTCGCCCTCGGGCAGCCAGCGGACCAGGTCGCCGCTGCGGTACATGCGCGCGCCAGGCACGAACGGGTCGGCCACGAACCGCTCGGCGGTCAGGTCGGGGCGGCCCAGATAGCCGCGCGCCATGCCCGCCCCCGCGATGTACAGCTCGCCCACCACGCCGACCGGCACCGGCCTGAGCCGCTCGTCGAGCACGTACGCGCGGGTGTTGGCCACCGGCGGGCCGATCGGGGCCTGGCGCTCCAGCGGCTTGGGGGTGAGGTACGCGGTGCAGTACAGGGCGGTCTCGGTCGGACCGTAGCCGTTGAGGATGTGCAGGCCCGGCAGGACCTGGGTCATGCGGTGCAGGCTGTCCTCGGGCAGCGGCTCCAGGCCGGTGTGGATGTAGCGCAGGGACAGGCCCGCCAGGCGCTCCTCGGGGGCCTCGCAGATCCACTTGACGTAGGCGGGCGGAAGCAGCGCCTCCACGATGCGGTGCTCGCGCATCCAGCCCAGGAGGGCCTCGGGGTCGTCGCGCACCTCCTTGGGCACCAGCTGGAGGACGCCGCCCGAGGTGAGCGGAAGCAGCAGTTCCTGCACCGAGGCGTCGAAGGCGAAGCTCGGCCACATCGCCGAGGCCTGGCCCGGCGTCGCCTCGAACTGCGTCAGCCAGTAGTCCAGGAGGTTGAGGATGCCCCGGTGCGTCGCGGCCACGCCCTTGGGGCGGCCGGTGGAGCCGGAGGTGTAGATCACGTACGCCAGGTCGTCCGGGCGGAAGCCCCGGCCGGGCGCGTCGTCCCGCTGTCCCTCGGCCTCGACGGCGGTCAGCTGCTGCCAGGCGTCGTCCGGCGGCGCGGCGTCGTTGCTCAGGACGAGCAGGGCCCCGGCGTCCGCCACCATGCCCGCGAGACGCTCCGCGGGCAGCGCGGGGTCGAGCGGCAGATACGCGCCGCCCGCCTTCAGGACGCCCAGGATGCCCACGAGCAGGTCCACCGACAGATGGGTGTGCAGGCCGACGACGCGGTCGGTGCCGATGCCGCGCGCGATCAGGGCGTGGGCGAGCCGGTTGGCGCGCCGCTCCAGGGTGGCGTAGTCGAGCGCGTCGTCGCCGTGGACGACGGCGGTCTGGCCGGGCAGCTCCCGCGCCCTGGCCTCGAAGCGCTCCACCAGACCGGCGGGTGAGACCGCGCGGGCGGTGTCGTTGAAGTCCACGAGGACCTGGCGGCGGGCCTTGTCGTCGAGCAGGGTCACGTCGGCGACCCGCGTGTCGGGACCCGCGGCGAGCTGTGCCAGGACGTGCCGCAGCTGGCGGCCGTACCGCTCGGCCGTCCCGGCGTCGAACAGGGCGGTGGCGTAGACGAGCGTGCCCGTGAGCCGGCCGCCCTCCTCCGCGAGGGACAGGGCCAGGTCGAACTCGGCGACCGGGTACGGCGAGGCGAGCGGCGTCGCCTCCAGGCCCGGCAGCGCCCACGACGGCTCCTCGTCGCCGCGCCAGGCGAACGTCACCTGGAACAGCGGTGTGTGGGCGAGGCTGCGGACCGGCTTGACGAGCTCGACGACCTGCTCGAACGGCAGGTCCTGGTGGTTCTGTGCTGACAACGTTGCCGTGCGGACGCGGTCGAGGAGCCCGGCCACCGTGAGGTCGTCGGACACGTCGATCCGCAGCGCCAGGGAGTGGGCGAAGCAGCCGACGAGCCCTTCGAGTTCGGGGCCGCGGCCCGCGGAGGGCGTGCCGATCACCACGTCGGACTGGCCGGCGGCGCGCGCGACCACCAGGGCCCACGCGGCCAGGACCGTCATGGACGGCGTCGCGCCGGCGCGCCCGCCGAGGTCCTTGAGCGCGGCCGTCAGGTCCTCGTCGAAGGAGAGGCGCACGCGCCCGCCGCGGTGGTCCTGCTCGGCCGGGCGCGGCCGGTCGGTCGGCAGCTCGAGGATCGCCGGGGCGTCCGCGAGGGTCTGCCGCCAGTAGGCGCTCTGCCGGGCCGCGCCCCCGTCGGGCGAGGGGTCGGCCAGCCACTGCCGCTGCCGGGCGGCGTGGTCGGCGTACTGCGCGGGCAGCGGCGGCAGCGGGTCGGGCGCGCCCTCGCGGAAGGCCGCGTACAGCGCGCCGACCTCACGGGTCAGCACGCCCATGGACCAGTCGTCGGCCACGATGCGGTGCACCGTGAGCAGCAGGACGTGCCGGTCGGCGCCGAGGGTCACCAGACGGCCGCGGACCAGGGGCCCGCGCGCCAGGTCGAACGGGGCGGCGGCCTCCTCCCGGCGCACGCGCGCGAGTTCGGCCTCGGCGTCCGGCCGGCCGGTCAGGTCGTCGGCGGTGAGGGGCAGGCCCGCGCCGGGCGGGTCGATCTGCTGGACGGCCGCGCCCGCGACGGCCACGAGACGGGTGCGCAGCACCTCGTGGCGGGCGACGAGCGCGTCCAGGGCCCGGCTCAGCGCCTCCCGGTCCAGGACGCCCCGCAGCTCCACCGCCGTGGGCAGGTGGTACGCCTCGCTCGCGCCCGGCATTTGCGACAGGAACCACAGCCGTTGCTGTGCGGAGGACGCCACGAGGGGGGCATCGCGGTCCGCGGTCGGGAGGGTGACGGAAAGGGGGATGTCGCGGTTCGCGGACAAAGCTGACTCTTCCACTCTGCGGGTGGGTTATTCACGGTGGTGAGGGGAGTGGTGACGGAAAGGCGCGGAGCTATTACTCAGCGGGGTCGGCCGAGTATCCCGACAGTTCCGAATTTGCAATCGGATCCATAATGCGTCGGGCCTTTGGACCCAAGGGGCGCTGATCGTAAGCGAATTCATTGCCGCGCGGGCTCGACGTGCCGTCTGACCTGCTGTGCGGCCTGTATACCTCCGGACAGGTGGGGAGCCGTCAACGGGATGATCGATCAGCCCTTGAGGGTCTGTCAATATGGCTGCGCCTGTCCTGCCCGGCCGCAAACGAGCGGTATGGGAAAGGTCATAGACTTAGGCTCGGGTATTGCCTGGAGGGGCCGGTTCCGGGCAGATTGGGCCGACCCCTCCGTGCTAGGGGCACCGATCGGACGCCGCCCCCGGTGGACCCGTGGGCGCCAACCGCCGTGACAGGACCTGTTCTTCGGTC is a window from the Streptomyces spectabilis genome containing:
- a CDS encoding non-ribosomal peptide synthetase, encoding MSANRDIPLSVTLPTADRDAPLVASSAQQRLWFLSQMPGASEAYHLPTAVELRGVLDREALSRALDALVARHEVLRTRLVAVAGAAVQQIDPPGAGLPLTADDLTGRPDAEAELARVRREEAAAPFDLARGPLVRGRLVTLGADRHVLLLTVHRIVADDWSMGVLTREVGALYAAFREGAPDPLPPLPAQYADHAARQRQWLADPSPDGGAARQSAYWRQTLADAPAILELPTDRPRPAEQDHRGGRVRLSFDEDLTAALKDLGGRAGATPSMTVLAAWALVVARAAGQSDVVIGTPSAGRGPELEGLVGCFAHSLALRIDVSDDLTVAGLLDRVRTATLSAQNHQDLPFEQVVELVKPVRSLAHTPLFQVTFAWRGDEEPSWALPGLEATPLASPYPVAEFDLALSLAEEGGRLTGTLVYATALFDAGTAERYGRQLRHVLAQLAAGPDTRVADVTLLDDKARRQVLVDFNDTARAVSPAGLVERFEARARELPGQTAVVHGDDALDYATLERRANRLAHALIARGIGTDRVVGLHTHLSVDLLVGILGVLKAGGAYLPLDPALPAERLAGMVADAGALLVLSNDAAPPDDAWQQLTAVEAEGQRDDAPGRGFRPDDLAYVIYTSGSTGRPKGVAATHRGILNLLDYWLTQFEATPGQASAMWPSFAFDASVQELLLPLTSGGVLQLVPKEVRDDPEALLGWMREHRIVEALLPPAYVKWICEAPEERLAGLSLRYIHTGLEPLPEDSLHRMTQVLPGLHILNGYGPTETALYCTAYLTPKPLERQAPIGPPVANTRAYVLDERLRPVPVGVVGELYIAGAGMARGYLGRPDLTAERFVADPFVPGARMYRSGDLVRWLPEGDLLYAGRRDHQVKVRGFRIELGEIEATLLDQPGVSEAAVIADRDGAGEPQLVAAVGVGDAAPRPAAEWRAALARRLPAHMIPGIFVEVPRLPQTQNGKLDRAALLERARADRPAQVNLASPRDHIELTLYQIWRGLLLQPDIGIRDSFFDIGGTSISAIKLVHAIREAFGETLLVREVMLHPTIEELGGRLRRGASGAPPSNLLQFRPGDGDAHVVCVHPAGGTAFCYLSLAKALPEHIGVHGVQSLGVNPGETFLPTVEAMAEAYLELIEPLSGGPLILTGLSYGGLVVHEMGRRLAAAGHRDVSVVLLDAQGAGNAEQRANIATVDMAEFRDKLVKFNGMYPGIDDRQIEQYFHIYNHNRTTAGVYDPLPTGARTVFMQATEDATEQFLADIRDFWRCRADGDFEVEPVACDHWEMLESDEVLRVAARIESELARFAGSGEARFTESAPAREAE